The genomic window TCAGCAGACCCATGCAGCGAGCaacgcagcgacagcaacaaGGCCACTAGTGACCCTTCCGTGCGTGGCAGCTGTGGCCGCGTttgatggcgctgcggtggtgatCACTTCCACTTCTGCAAAGGCGAGCGGGTTCGCGTAGCACACATCGTCGTAGGGCGGACAGGCAATGGTGCCGCGCTTCATGAACATGCCAGGGCTACTCACTGCTGGCTGCACCGTCACCccagtgccaccgccgccgcacgacAGCCAGATGCTCGCGCCGCTTACCAGCACGGCATAGGTGCGTGACGCGTTGTTGCAGTGCACCTTGGCGCAGATGGCACCGACGTTTGTGGATGGGGACTTTACAACCAGATCGCCTGCGTCAAAGCAACGCGCGTTGCCGCCAGTGACGCTGCCCGGCATCGCACCTAGcgagccgccaccgcacccGGTGTTGGAGAGGGGCTGTATCACGGGGCAGTAGTCGCTGTGCGACAGGGAGCCGCCGAGGGTTGGCTGGTTAGGAAAGTATTGGGCGTAGCTTGGCAGAGCTGAGGAGTAGGTAGTGAGGGCGCACTGTCCAATGCTCAGCCGGTccgctgtgcagctgcgcgccgaggagctgcggctgtcgCAGAACACCGTcggggtgttggtggtgccGCCCGTCAGGCATGGCTCTGTGAAGAGCGCACCCCGTGCGATGGCGCCGAGGGCAACAGGCTCCGCCTGACTGAAGTTGACCTTGTAGAAGCCCATATCCTCCATGGCCGCGAGCGACAAGGAGCTGTAGCGTGCCAGACTGAGCACAGGTGCCATCAGCTCGTCCTTCGCGGCGAGGCGCTTccagtgcgagagagaggtgccTGCTCCGCCTTGATCTTCCAGCTCGCCGCCATAAAGCATGTCCGTGTCAGAGATGCCATACTTGGCCTTTGCACCCGACACAACgcccttccccaccccctactGTTCTTCGGTATCGCGAGTGGCACACGGGCCACTTGTTGCGGTATAtggtgttttgttttctaGCGTGTCGGTAGCGCTATACTCAAACAGCGAACAGATGCACCTATAAAAGGGCTGCCGCTCAtttttgctgctgtcgcaTTGCCTACTTTCACCAGACAGCAAGGGAGAACGGCTACGGTTTGATACCGAGTACGCCACTTCGCGTTAGCGACCGGTGACATCACTCGGAGCACTGAGGGACAAGGACGGACGTCTNNNNNNNNNNNNNNNNNNNNNNNNNNNNNNNNNNNNNNNNNNNNNNNNNNNNNNNNNNNNNNNNNNNNNNNNNNNNNNNNNNNNNNNNNNNNNNNNNNNNAACGCTGTCCGTGGTTGAGTAACCGCCCCCACGGCTGG from Leishmania braziliensis MHOM/BR/75/M2904 complete genome, chromosome 31 includes these protein-coding regions:
- a CDS encoding GP63-like protein, leishmanolysin-like protein, with protein sequence MLYGGELEDQGGAGTSLSHWKRLAAKDELMAPVLSLARYSSLSLAAMEDMGFYKVNFSQAEPVALGAIARGALFTEPCLTGGTTNTPTVFCDSRSSSARSCTADRLSIGQCALTTYSSALPSYAQYFPNQPTLGGSLSHSDYCPVIQPLSNTGCGGGSLGAMPGSVTGGNARCFDAGDLVVKSPSTNVGAICAKVHCNNASRTYAVLVSGASIWLSCGGGGTGVTVQPAVSSPGMFMKRGTIACPPYDDVCYANPLAFAEVEVITTAAPSNAATAATHGRVTSGLVAVAALLAAWVC